In Larimichthys crocea isolate SSNF chromosome XXII, L_crocea_2.0, whole genome shotgun sequence, the genomic stretch GGAGCCTGATGAGGCTCACAGTCGACAATAAGGCCAAGATGAAAACTGGTGTGACTTGTCAGACCCCAACTCGATTCCAGCAATCGGGTATGAGTGGTGAAGTCAGAGCGAGAAGAGGCAAGTAGCTAAAAACAGTGGAACCCTATAGTAAGTAATAATCACTGTCTAACaggttatttcttttttctgtttctgtaggCAGCTCTTCACGGTTTAGCCCCACACATGAGACGTCACCTCGTCCTTACTATTTAAATCAATCCCAGGCCATGGCAGTGTACAATGGGACCCCAATCCCACCACAGTACCTGATACGGGGTCATGGTGCAGCTCTTTCTCCCACCGTCTTTGCTTCAAACAAAGGGATACCAGCAGCTTTGTGCCACCAGTACGCTGGAGTAGCCTCAAGATCCACTCCTGTGCAAATTCAACAGGGTTTACAGGTCCATGGAAGTCCAAATTTCGCCACTTTTAATTCTCCTCACAGACCATATAAGCCTGGCTTCTATTCCCCAGGTGAGCGTGACGGTTAACTTGTTAGGAATCTTGTCACATGACTTCACTTAAATTGTACAAAACCCTGTTCTACGATCTAAAATGATCTTTGATTCTTCTTGAAGTTTGCCGGTGCTTCCAGCTGAACTGTTTGACACCTCTGACAGATAGTGGGCTGAAGACAGGGTCGTTCTCTCCCCACACTTATTACCAGGTGAGTGTACTCACACTGTCATGTGTTCACAACAAATCTGTCCTTGGTCAAAGCACAAATGCGCAGTAAAATGTctaaacacatatatatttttttattgttttagccGAGGTATCCTGTGAACATGTGTCATGGAGATCACAACCTGGAGCCCCTGAAGGACAAACACCAGGAGGACGAAAAATTCAAAGTTAGCATGGACACCATTTTCCAGATTGCAGATGAGGTGATGGAAACTCCACCCAATAACTGCCTGGTTAGAGCTGTGCCCTTAGAGAAGACAGGCCCTATAATAGTGTCCACCTccagcaccagcaccatcaCCAGCAGACCTGCCAGCACCATGCAAGATAACCCTTTGTGTGACACACCCATTATCATATCTACGTCAGGCAGTGCCTATGTAGACAAAGAGCAGGAGGAACTTGTGCTTTCAGTACCAGAGCAGATGCCTGAAGACGCCATATTTCAGGTAAGCCTCTACACTCTGAAGACATTTATCTTTTCTaaaggcaaaaaacacaaaaaaaggctTGGAGAGAGGTCTGTCATTGTTTATCAATGAcgtgtctttttatatttgatagagatttatttattattcgCTGTGGTTTCCTCTGTGCCCTGGCAAGGTTACTAGGGATGATGCAAAGGATACTGAGGTCATAGATGTCGGAGTTAACTACTCCCTCGTGGTTACCAGTCAGGCTTACAAGAGCAGCTGCACAGGAAGTACACCAAATCTTTAGGTAAGACGTGACTGAGTTTAGTGAGCACATTCAGAATAAAACCAGTGGAAGGACAGATTTCACAATTTAAACGTATGTTTGCAGGTCATCAATCTCAGCGACAGGGAGTTTGATTCACACATGACGTGATCGTCACCAGactttattgtatattgtaatgattctttgttgctgtgttcTAATTTAAGTCTTATATGTAGTTATATGTCATTTCATAGTCGTGTTTTAACCTTATTGTTAGTGACTTTAGACCATACGTACAAAGACAGtacaaaacatcattttagtAGCACTTGAAGtcatactttttatttctctaagAATAAGAATGACTTGTACAACAGTACTTTTAAAGTTTAACCTCGACATTTTTAACACAGTTTTATCTCAAATGTTTTTACCaacttgtgatgtttttaaataattataatttaaagtAGCTTTTACTGACATTTGCTGCAATAAGCCTGCCTAAACCATTTTAATGTGCACATTTTAGACTTAGAGCTTGTTTTTAAGAACACATTTGTGTCGCAGgttgtaacaaaaataataataaaaaaaatcatctacTAGTGCTAGgttcagtcttttttctttcttttttttgaactTACTTTTTTATAGGTTCAGTCTTTTTAAACACTTGTGTgaacttattttatttagtaaTGAAGCTGGATGTTTGTTGATGTGTATTTAATACGATGCTGTACACTAGAGGGAGCCACTCACTCAGGGTTGATCAGCTCTGCGGCTGCGCGGCTGCTCCGCCCTCGGCGTCCAATGTAACATTCAGGTGAAACTCGGAAAATCCGGTTACATCATTTCTCTAGTTATTTTAAATTCTGCagcattttattgtgtttgagtAGAAAATGGATTCAGTCACAGAAGTGGTGTCTGATATGTTTTTTATATCAAAGACTTGAGTTTGATATCAAGTTAAGTGAAAATAGGAGTAAACACCGGATGTAACTTTGACTTTGCATTTTGATAATAGCGTCATAATAACACCACACGGTTTCTTCTACATTTAAAGAAGTCGGGTGATACACCTCCACCTTTCTTTGAGTTTAACTTGTCGCCCATGTACGCCGTTTCTTTGAAAAGCCAAATCTCCGCCGGTCCGTGAACGCACCAGGACTGCGAGCAGGTAGAGTCTGTCAATGAGATCCCAGGGGAGCGCGAGAGACAGTCCGGGAGGTAGAACTTTTTGGGACGGTGTCATAATTTGTACACGGCGTCTTCTCTCCAACTTTTTGTCAACTTTAAATGGAGCTCACAGGGAGTTTGGAGCACTTTTATCCCGTACTCTGTGTGGCCTTTCCACTCTTTTAATcgttaatgattttttttttaaataaatatataaaaacgaTTCATTTTCTCCCCTCGGTGTTCTCACGAGGAGCGTATCTAATTTCTCACGGAGCGGCGGAGGCGCTGAATTCAAGGGAGCAGCGAGTAAATGAAGACCGACTGTGGAGGAAAATAAGTGGATGGGTCTGTTACAGAAGTCGCTTTGGTTTCGGACCCAGTCTAATTACAAAGCTATAAGTTAGTATAACGGTTCATTTGCTTTAGTTCATGTTTAGATAAAGCGCTGGACTGAATTTAACTTCTTCGAGGATTATTTTTTCGCAACTCCTCggttgtaaaatatatatatagatatatatttttatgtatgtatgtattactCCACTTGTTGGCACTGCTTTATCCGTCAGCATGCCTTATAACTTTCCGGCGGCAACCTGTAACTCAGCCTTTGAAGTTCAAGTCGTCGCCCTGCTGCGTTTTTTGTGGATTTATCCAGAAAATGTGGCGCCCACAGGATGTGCTATCTTCTGACGCTGTTTGGTCGCAAAATGTGATTGTAAGTTACAGtgacacactgtaaaaaataataataataaaataagtacaCACGGATACGGATGAAGATCGATACACTGTTGCCTGGACCTGCCCTGTTGTCCGCAGAGGATACGGCTGTTTAAGGCGAACACGTTTCAGATGAGGACATTTGTTTATCCCATGAAGACCAGGCTGGAGGAAACTTGAAGCTCGTAACACAACGTGTCTGTCTTCTCACGGTGTATCTGAGCAAACAATGTTTCGCCTCTCACGTTAATgacactggataaaaaaaaaaaaaaaaagttcactcAAGCCTTCAAGTTTTTATCTCAGCTCTGTGTGAAGTTGCTCCATGTGGGCACAACTGAGCATGAACTCTGGTGCTGAATGGATGTTATGATGACAGTCCTCCAGGTTTAAACCTTTTGGATTTTATCTGTTTCGCGTTAGTCGTTGAAGCTCAAAGAAGTGGGACGTGtattcatacaaacacattttactccccccccctcctcccctcctccgtcTTGTCTATCCGCGGTGCTTGCCTTGCTTTGAAGTCCACCATGTGCGGCCGGGCACCGCCGCTGCAGCCGAGGCCATGACCGTCCCCCAGCGGCGCCTGGCCGGGCTCTGGCCGTGGCTGCTCATGGCGGCCCTG encodes the following:
- the hsf5 gene encoding heat shock factor protein 5, which codes for MDVGGNLLPNSINPNHFPAKLWRLVNNPANEAICWDSEGTLVIIDQLLFEKQILSPDAKNSDNADAFKTTNFSSFVRQLNLYGFKKANLAIEDDVQSGRDHKRFHHFYNLNFKRNHPELLGSLMRLTVDNKAKMKTGVTCQTPTRFQQSGMSGEVRARRGSSSRFSPTHETSPRPYYLNQSQAMAVYNGTPIPPQYLIRGHGAALSPTVFASNKGIPAALCHQYAGVASRSTPVQIQQGLQVHGSPNFATFNSPHRPYKPGFYSPVCRCFQLNCLTPLTDSGLKTGSFSPHTYYQPRYPVNMCHGDHNLEPLKDKHQEDEKFKVSMDTIFQIADEVMETPPNNCLVRAVPLEKTGPIIVSTSSTSTITSRPASTMQDNPLCDTPIIISTSGSAYVDKEQEELVLSVPEQMPEDAIFQVTRDDAKDTEVIDVGVNYSLVVTSQAYKSSCTGSTPNL